The DNA window GGCGGCGGCCGTATGCTCCGGGCCTTCCGGCCGCCGCTGTTCGACAACCCGGCCACCGTCGGCTTCTACGACGACCGCACGCGGACGTGCTTCAGCTCCGACTGCTTCGGCGGGCCCATGCCCAGCGCGGAGGCCGCCGTGGACAGTACGGCCGCCGACCTCACCCCGGAGGACCTCCGGGCCGCACAACTGCTGTGGGCCACCGTCGACAGCCCGTGGGTCCACACCGTCGACACCGGCAAGTACCTCGCCACCGTGCAGCCGTTGCGCGCCATGGAAGCGGAGACCGTGCTGTGCACCCACCTGCCGCCGGCCGTCGGCCTCACGCCGAGGATGCTCGACACGATCGCCGGGGCCCCCGGCGCCGATCCGTTCGTCGGTCCCGACCAGCAGGCGCTCGAACAGATGCTGGCGAGCTTCGAACCGGGCCCGGGCGGCGCCGTCCCGCCACAGGCCATGTGAACGGCCCGTACGACGGAACCGCCCCCGCACCGCAGAACCGGCCACGGCCCCGCAGCCCGCACGGCCGGGGCTCCGGTCAGTGCCGCTCGTACTCGCCCCGCCGCATCTCCCCGACCACCCCGAAGACGGCTGCCGTCAGCGGCACCGCGAGGAGCATCCCGAGGACGCCCGCGACGGACGCCCCGGCGGTGATCGCGATCATCACCACGGCCGGATGCATCTGGACGGTCCGGCTCTGGATCACGGGCATGAGGACGTGCCCCTCGAACATCTGCACGGCGAACACGATCCCGAGC is part of the Streptomyces agglomeratus genome and encodes:
- a CDS encoding MBL fold metallo-hydrolase; the encoded protein is MSMQKIGTDTTVLADCLEVPGIGFLPVNAFVLLADEPVVVDTGLSLPDRNFLDTLGSVMDPADVRWIWLTHPDRDHTGGLFDLLVAAPEARVVTTFLGAGIMSTERPLPLDRVCLVNPGQSLDVGGGRMLRAFRPPLFDNPATVGFYDDRTRTCFSSDCFGGPMPSAEAAVDSTAADLTPEDLRAAQLLWATVDSPWVHTVDTGKYLATVQPLRAMEAETVLCTHLPPAVGLTPRMLDTIAGAPGADPFVGPDQQALEQMLASFEPGPGGAVPPQAM